In Tepidamorphus gemmatus, the genomic stretch ACCACCGTCTGCGCCAGCTTGACGATCTCCTCGGTGATGCCGCCGGCATTCATGAAGCTGCCGGCAAGCAGGAAGAACGGGATCGTCAGCAGCACGAACTGATCGATGCCGGCGATCATCCGCTGCGGAAAGGCGATCAGCAGATGGGTATGGCCGATGATGAACAGGTAGGCGAGCGAGGCCAGTCCCAACGCCAGGGCGACCGGCACGCCGATCAGAAGAAAGGCGGTGAAGCCGCCCAGATAAGCGATCACAGCTGGTTTCCTCCGGCATCCGGGAAGCTTGGCCGGGCACCCGAGACGAGCGCGCCAAGGCAGCCGGCCAGATGGATCGCGACATGGACCGCCAGCAGCGCGCTCCCGACCGGAATCGCCACATAGACCCAGAACAGCGACAGCCCTGCCGGACCGCTGCCGCCGAGGATGTCGTTCCAGATGAAGTCGGCGGCCGGCATTCGCTGTCCGTCGGCGAATTGCGCATAGCGCCAACCGTAGACGACGAGGAAGCCGAGCAGGACGAGGACCGCGCTGTCGGCGAGGACGGCGGTCAGCGCCGCCGCCCGCGCCGGCAGCGCGTCGACCAGAATGCGCATCGCGGCGATCTCGCCGCGCTGATAGGCGATCCCGCAGGCCAAGAACGACACCCAGATCAGCAGGTAGCG encodes the following:
- a CDS encoding TRAP transporter small permease, which produces MTAPSTGIARIYRAVMVGLLGLMMALLFAIMCVQVFFRYGLNASLIWAEEVCRYLLIWVSFLACGIAYQRGEIAAMRILVDALPARAAALTAVLADSAVLVLLGFLVVYGWRYAQFADGQRMPAADFIWNDILGGSGPAGLSLFWVYVAIPVGSALLAVHVAIHLAGCLGALVSGARPSFPDAGGNQL